Proteins from one Papaver somniferum cultivar HN1 unplaced genomic scaffold, ASM357369v1 unplaced-scaffold_158, whole genome shotgun sequence genomic window:
- the LOC113337039 gene encoding peroxisomal and mitochondrial division factor 1-like yields MADETTEILEQEKSELLKEKNKNHEKIRVLTDEIDGFKRNQVELNEKLEKMNKKYAQFEQKNKSLQSIVGRAFELETEVSRLQHDMISTMSEKDEMGLEFQKLKSEFNELKEKIAEKESKIGDLEKEKISLLNEWFV; encoded by the exons ATGGCGGACGAAACA ACTGAAATATTAGAACAAGAGAAATCGGAATTGTTGAAAGAGAAGaataaaaatcatgaaaaaattagggttttgactgaTGAGATCGATGGATTTAAGAGAAATCAAGTAGAATtgaatgagaaattggagaagatGAATAAAAAATATGCTCAATTTGAACAAAAGAACAAATCACTTCAATCAATTGTTGGTCGAGCATTTGAACTCGAGACTGAGGTTTCTCGTTTGCAACATGATATGATTTCTACTATGTCCGAGAAGGATGAGATGGGATTGGAGTTTCAGAAGCTTAAATCTGAATTCAATGAATTGAAAGAGAAAATTGCTGAGAAGGAATCGAAGATTGGAGATCTGGAGAAAGAGAAGATTTCTCTGTTAAATGAGTGGTTTGTGTGA